A genomic window from Pecten maximus chromosome 6, xPecMax1.1, whole genome shotgun sequence includes:
- the LOC117328997 gene encoding cytochrome P450 10-like isoform X2: MMLQHLLKRRLVTICSVRSGRRNVVTNTDIAERDAIRGFQDIPGPSGIYQWPYIGLRLQLKPFTQFKITRLDQLMMHYKHRYGPICKVRMGKRWMVFLFEPSVIETAFRNEGRYPQRPTIMLLEHYFKGQSCPSVSILQGKEWFEMRRPAQRTLKKPQTLAKFIPKLSEVADDFVDKFKENNVMENLPLPCLEYSTEGSGTLCFGLRLGCIRNKVGGKEAAILEHVRGFFGILGESMYSVPWYLLYETPSYRRFVEHITFMTRTAGEHLQRAKLELRNKTTDTDDANLMMDMINTPGMTTEMISKNLVDLFIAGLDSK, translated from the exons ATGATGTTGCAACACTTACTAAAGAG ACGCCTGGTGACCATATGCTCAGTTCGAAGTGGCCGACGAAATGTGGTGACCAATACTGACATAGCAGAGAGAGACGCCATCAGAGGTTTCCAGGACATACCTGGGCCGTCGGGGATCTACCAGTGGCCATACATTGGTCTACGACTACAGCTGAAACCATTCA CTCAATTTAAAATCACTCGCCTGGATCAACTGATGATGCACTACAAACACCGTTATGGTCCCATCTGTAAAGTGCGCATGGGCAAGCGCTGGatggtgtttttgtttgaacCTTCAGTCATCGAGACGGCCTTCCGGAATGAGGGACGGTATCCACAGCGACCAACTATAATGCTTCTAGAACATTACTTCAAAGGCCAGTCATGTCCATCAGTATCCATTTT ACAAGGAAAAGAATGGTTTGAAATGAGACGCCCAGCTCAAAGGACACTGAAAAAACCACAGACACTGGCAAAGTTTATACCCAAATTGAGCGAGGTTGCTGATGACTTCGTGGAcaaattcaaagaaaataatgtaATGGAAAATCTACCTTTACCCTGTCTGGAGTATTCAACAGAAG GGTCTGGCACATTATGCTTTGGTCTGCGACTCGGCTGCATTAGAAATAAAGTTGGTGGCAAAGAGGCAGCCATATTGGAACACGTGCGGGGATTTTTTGGAATTCTGGGGGAATCGATGTACTCTGTACCTTGGTACTTGTTGTATGAAACACCCTCCTACAGACGATTTGTGGAGCATATCACGTTCATGACGAG AACTGCTGGTGAACACCTACAAAGAGCGAAACTAGAATTGAGGAACAAAACAACCGATACTGACGATGCAAACTTGATGATGGACATGATCAATACCCCGGGTATGACAACTGAAATGATCTCCAAGAACTTAGTAGACCTCTTCATAGCAGGACTGGATTCG AAATGA
- the LOC117328997 gene encoding probable cytochrome P450 49a1 isoform X1 — MMLQHLLKRRLVTICSVRSGRRNVVTNTDIAERDAIRGFQDIPGPSGIYQWPYIGLRLQLKPFTQFKITRLDQLMMHYKHRYGPICKVRMGKRWMVFLFEPSVIETAFRNEGRYPQRPTIMLLEHYFKGQSCPSVSILQGKEWFEMRRPAQRTLKKPQTLAKFIPKLSEVADDFVDKFKENNVMENLPLPCLEYSTEGSGTLCFGLRLGCIRNKVGGKEAAILEHVRGFFGILGESMYSVPWYLLYETPSYRRFVEHITFMTRTAGEHLQRAKLELRNKTTDTDDANLMMDMINTPGMTTEMISKNLVDLFIAGLDSTAMALTFLFYQLARSPDKQEKLFEEIRDQVPASGPILEDALLRLPYLKACLKESFRLVFPVSIGSTRVLQKDTQLLGYNIPKGVSHSNNE; from the exons ATGATGTTGCAACACTTACTAAAGAG ACGCCTGGTGACCATATGCTCAGTTCGAAGTGGCCGACGAAATGTGGTGACCAATACTGACATAGCAGAGAGAGACGCCATCAGAGGTTTCCAGGACATACCTGGGCCGTCGGGGATCTACCAGTGGCCATACATTGGTCTACGACTACAGCTGAAACCATTCA CTCAATTTAAAATCACTCGCCTGGATCAACTGATGATGCACTACAAACACCGTTATGGTCCCATCTGTAAAGTGCGCATGGGCAAGCGCTGGatggtgtttttgtttgaacCTTCAGTCATCGAGACGGCCTTCCGGAATGAGGGACGGTATCCACAGCGACCAACTATAATGCTTCTAGAACATTACTTCAAAGGCCAGTCATGTCCATCAGTATCCATTTT ACAAGGAAAAGAATGGTTTGAAATGAGACGCCCAGCTCAAAGGACACTGAAAAAACCACAGACACTGGCAAAGTTTATACCCAAATTGAGCGAGGTTGCTGATGACTTCGTGGAcaaattcaaagaaaataatgtaATGGAAAATCTACCTTTACCCTGTCTGGAGTATTCAACAGAAG GGTCTGGCACATTATGCTTTGGTCTGCGACTCGGCTGCATTAGAAATAAAGTTGGTGGCAAAGAGGCAGCCATATTGGAACACGTGCGGGGATTTTTTGGAATTCTGGGGGAATCGATGTACTCTGTACCTTGGTACTTGTTGTATGAAACACCCTCCTACAGACGATTTGTGGAGCATATCACGTTCATGACGAG AACTGCTGGTGAACACCTACAAAGAGCGAAACTAGAATTGAGGAACAAAACAACCGATACTGACGATGCAAACTTGATGATGGACATGATCAATACCCCGGGTATGACAACTGAAATGATCTCCAAGAACTTAGTAGACCTCTTCATAGCAGGACTGGATTCG ACAGCCATGGCCCTAACCTTCCTGTTTTACCAATTGGCACGGAGTCCTGATAAACAAGAAAAACTGTTTGAAGAGATTCGGGATCAAGTCCCTGCGTCTGGCCCTATACTGGAGGATGCACTGCTCCGTCTGCCATATCTTAAAGCATGTCTCAAGGAATCCTTTAG aTTGGTGTTCCCAGTATCTATTGGAAGCACACGGGTACTCCAAAAAGATACCCAGTTACTGGGATACAACATTCCCAAAGGGGTAAGTCATTCAAATAATGAATAG
- the LOC117329001 gene encoding heat shock 70 kDa protein 12B-like encodes MAAGTSHLLSAAIDFGTTFSGYAFSTTNDFKSSPQNVASVTWSAGSGCLQSLKTSTCVLFDQNGDFHSFGFEAEDKYSDLAYDNLHKGWYYFRRFKMILYQQKELNRTFHIKSLDGKTMSAMKVFSSAIGYLKDHLINTCKLRGADVRMDEIIWELTVPAIWSDPAKQFMREAALEAGIPNNQLQLSLEPEAASLYCKHLPVNVKSDQFTVFKSGYRYMVLDAGGGTIDITVHEVEPGGTLRELYKANGGDWGGTNVDLEFERLLADLLGSKVFEDFRKECVPDLLEMYRSFEVKKRSIQATGDDKVTFTVPINLQETFKRLNPGADLGKMIENNPKYSRDVTWRGDKLRMSANLTRSLFKTSLDNITGQVKMLLRLPEVSGVGAILMVGGYSECPLLQNAIKNACPNLRRIVPGDAGLVVLKGAVINGHTPATISERVCKYTYGVRCRRTFIEGFHKEEYKINSVRGIKCNNIFEVHARIGDLVKIGQACQPFRHVVVSEKQKIMKIRIFASDEKEPIYVTDGGCQKLGAIVIDMPDITNGLKRGNTVSMTFGGTEIEVNAVDIETGRKHRAFFDFLG; translated from the exons ATGGCCGCTGGTACATCTCACCTGTTGTCTGCTGCCATCGATTTCGGAACAACATTTTCCGGATATGCCTTCTCAACTACAAACGACTTCAAGTCCAGTCCCCAAaatgtagcatcagtgacgtGGTCGGCAGGTTCAGGCTGTCTCCAGTCCCTTAAGACATCGACATGTGTACTGTTCGATCAGAATGGCGATTTCCATTCATTCGGTTTCGAGGCAGAGGATAAATATAGTGATTTAGCATATGACAACCTCCACAAAGGCTGGTACTACTTCAGGAGGTTCAAGATGATCTTGTATCAGCAAAAG GAACTAAACAGAACATTCCATATCAAGTCCCTTGATGGCAAGACGATGTCTGCCATGAAGGTGTTTTCCTCTGCTATTGGTTACCTGAAGGACCATCTTATTAACACGTGTAAATTGCGTGGGGCGGACGTACGGATGGACGAAATTATTTGGGAACTGACAGTGCCTGCAATATGGAGCGATCCCGCAAAACAGTTTATGAGAGAGGCTGCATTAGAG GCAGGCATACCAAACAACCAATTACAGTTATCGCTGGAACCCGAGGCTGCGTCGTTGTACTGTAAACATCTCCCTGTAAATGTGAAAAGTGACCAGTTCACGGTATTCAAAAGTGGATATAGATACATGGTATTGGACGCTGGAG GAGGAACCATCGATATCACTGTCCACGAGGTGGAGCCTGGAGGAACCCTTCGAGAGTTATACAAAGCTAATGGAGGAGACTGGGGAGGAACAAATGTAGACCTTGAGTTCGAACGTCTGCTTGCTGATCTTTTGGGGTCAAAAGTCTTCGAAGACTTCAGGAAAGAGTGCGTGCCTGACCTGCTGGAAATGTATAGAAGTTTCGAGGTCAAAAAGAGATCGATTCAGGCAACAGGCGATGACAAAGTTACTTTCACGGTTCCTATAAACCTACAGGAGACATTCAAACGGTTGAATCCTGGAGCTGACCTTGGcaaaatgattgaaaataatCCGAAATATTCAAGAGATGTAACATGGCGTGGAGACAAACTTCGTATGTCTGCTAATCTGACAAGATCTCTTTTTAAAACATCTCTCGACAACATTACTGGCCAAGTGAAGATGCTTCTGCGACTTCCAGAAGTGTCCGGTGTTGGTGCAATCTTGATGGTAGGAGGTTATTCCGAGTGTCCACTTCTGCAAAATGCCATAAAGAATGCATGCCCCAATCTTCGGAGAATTGTCCCAGGAGATGCAGGATTAGTTGTCCTTAAAGGTGCCGTTATAAACGGCCACACACCTGCCACTATATCGGAGCGTGTTTGCAAGTACACGTATGGCGTTAGGTGCAGAAGAACGTTCATAGAGGGTTTCCACAAGGAGGAATACAAAATCAACAGTGTCAGAggaataaaatgtaataatattttCGAGGTACATGCGAGAATAGGAGACTTGGTCAAGATAGGACAAGCATGTCAACCATTTAGACATGTAGTCGTTTCCGAAAAACAAAAGATTATGAAAATCAGAATTTTTGCCTCAGATGAAAAAGAGCCAATCTACGTCACCGATGGAGGTTGTCAAAAGCTAGGAGCTATCGTCATTGACATGCCAGATATAACAAACGGACTTAAAAGAGGAAACACTGTGAGTATGACGTTCGGAGGTACTGAAATCGAGGTGAATGCAGTAGACATTGAAACCGGCAGAAAACACCGAGCATTCTTCGACTTCTTGGGATAA